From the Candidatus Poseidoniia archaeon genome, the window CCCTCACCTTCCGAAAAGGGAACGACCGTAGTCTTCAGCGGCTCTGGCTCTGATAGTGACGGTACGGTTGTGGCCTACCATTGGGAATCATCGTTTGATGGGGATTTAAGCACGGAAGCGAACTTCAGCAGCAACAATTTGTCTCTTGGACACCACACAATCACCTTCCGGGTGCAGGACAATGATGGGGATTGGAGCAGTGATTCTGAATGGGGGCTGTGGATTTACGCAGTGCCGGTAGCAATTGCCGGAGATGATGTATCGACCACGCCCACCGTCCCAGTCCAGTTCAACGGCCAGGGGACCGACGAGGACGGCACCATAGCAAAGTACGAGTGGGACTTCGATGGCAACGGGGTTTACGACTGGTCATCAACCGAGAACGGCCGGGAACTCAACATCTACAACAACGTGGGCGTTTACACAGCGATGCTGCGGGTCACCGACAACGACGGCTTCACCGATACAGATACGGTAGTCATCACGGTGACGGAGAAGATAATTCAGATTGATGACGAAGGCAATGTTACTGTCACGGACGCCGGAGAGGATGAGGAAGGCATCCCCGCGCCGTCGCGGGCCGCCTCCGTCGCCGCCATGGCCGTCATCGCGCTGCGCCGCCGGCGCTGAAGGCGCTATCTCGTCCATTGTAGCACCTGCAAGAATTCCAAGGGGGGAGGGGTGTTTTCGTGCGGTTCTGGCAAAATACAGGGCAATAGGGGGTAAGGTCCCCAAATAATATTAAAAAATATTGTGTTAGCCGATGTACCGTGGTGATTCCGACCGCGCCTCGGAGGGCGCCTGGTCGCGCATCAGGCGCAGCTGCGCCTCGAGTTCCTCCGCTTCTTTCAGCAGCGGCTCCGGGTCAAGCTTGATGGCGAGCAGTAGCTCGTCCAGTGCCGCGATAACGCGGGCTGCCGCACGGGCGTCGGGCAAGTCTTCCTTGACCTCGGCCAGCAGGCTCAGTACGTCGATTCCGCGCCGTTTGCCCTCGTTGAGCATCACTCCCGAAACGCCGCCGATGGTGCCGAACTTGAACGGGTTGACGCCCGCATCGCCAATCCAGCCACGTGCGGCCTCGGTCGAGCCGACGCCGTAGACTTCGTCGGGGACAGCGTCACCATCGGCAGCGTGGAATCCCTCGGCTGAAACCAGCCGGGTGCAGCCCTTGTCGAGCATCCAGTCAAAAAGCGCGGTGACCAGCGGCTTGGTCAGCTGCGCCGGCGGCGAGAATTCGCTGACGCAGACCACCAGCTGGTTGCAGGTGCCGTCGCGGCAGCTCTGCTCTCCGGCGTAGAGCCGTACGGGGTTGTGCGGAACGCCATCCTTGACTACGGAAACTGCGGGAAAATGGGAGCTCTCGATGACGCCAATCTGCTCAAGGCCCTGGGAGTTGATGAGGTGGTTGGCAGCAATCGTGCCGACCAGTCCTACACCGGGAAAGCCGTCGATAACGGTCGCGCCTTTCAAGTCCTTTTCTACAAGTTCGTGGATTTCAACCTGGGGACTCATAGAAGGTCGTCCAGGTCCTCATCATCTTCGAGGTCGGGTAGCTCCTCGTCGTCGCTGAGCAGGTCACCCAGCTCGTCGTCAAGGTCGCTCTCCTCGAACTCTTCCTCAAGGTCGAACTCCTCGTCGTCCTCACCGCCCTCGCCAAGATGCAGCTCGGTCCAGAGTGTGAAGCCGTCAATGTCGTTGCGCTTCGCGTAGCGATGTGCGTCGCTGACAGTGCGGAAGCGGCCAATGACTGCGTCACCGTCGTCCGCTCCACCGGGAAGCATGACGTAACGCTTCTTGCTTACGATGTCGCCCATCAGCAGGCGGACTGCCTCGAGTACTTCCGGATTGTCTACAGCTTCGGACATATTTCGCTCCGGCCGTCGACCCGGTCGTCGTTATAAATACTTATCCACGCGTTTTGTAGCGGTTTAACTGCCTGCCGTGCCCCCCGCTGCCAGCAGCCGCCAGAACGGCCGCAGCCGCTGCTTTGCCCGCTCCCTCTGGTCGCGGGCTTCGCGGCGCGGCTTGGCGGCAACCCTGCCCGTGGCAGGCTCGCCGCAGCCGCTAAAAGGGTGCATGCGGTTGAAGCGGCGATGGCGGAACGACTTGCAACGGTATTGCGCGGCGTGGCCGAGTGCGTTACCCTGCCTGAGCTGGAGGCGCTGCTGGAAGCGAAGGCGCAGCCGAAGGCCTACGTCGGCTTCGAGCCGTCGGGGTTGCTGCACGCGGGGTCGCTGGTGCCGATGCTCAAGGTGCGCGACCTGATTGCTGCCGGCTTTCGCGTTACCGTCCTGCTCGCCGACTGGCACGGCTACATCAACAACAAGCTCGGCAGCGACTGGGACGCGCTGCGCGCCGGGGTCGAGTACCAGCGGCAGATGTTTGGCGCGTTCGCCCCCGGCGCCGAGTTCCAGACCGCGAGCGAGCTGGTGCGCAGCGACGGCTACTGGGAGCGGGTGCTACGCGTTGCCAAGGCGACTTCGCTGAAGCGCATGCGGCGTGCGGTCTCGATTATGGGGCGCAGCGAAGACGAAGCCGACTCTGACACGAGCATGTTCTTCTATCCTGCCATGCAGGCGACCGATATCTACGCGCTCAAAGCCGACCTCGCGCTGGGCGGGATGGACCAGCGGCACGCGCACATGCTGGCGCGCGACGCCGCCGAGAAGCTGCGGCTGCCGAAGATTGTTGCGCTGCACACGCCGTTGCTCGGCTCGCTCTCGGGGCCGGGCCGCATGGACGCCGACAGCAAGATGTCGAAGTCCGACCCGAGCGGCGCGCTGCTGGTGCACGACAGCGCGAAGCAGTTGCAGAAGAAGCTCTCGAAGGCGTTCTGCCCGCCCGAGCGCAAGGGCAACCCCGTGCTGGATATCTGGGAGCACCTGCTCGCCCCCGCGCTGGACGGCGTCACGATTGACCGCCCCGAGAAGTTCGGCGGTCCCGTGGAGTTCGCCGACTACAGCGCGCTCGAAGCGGCGTGCGCCGGCGGCGAGCTGCACCCGCTCGACCTGAAGAACGGCACCGCCGCCGCGCTTGACCGGCTTTTCGAACCAATGCGCGCCGCAGTCGCGGCCGAGCCCGGCCCGTTCAAGGCGCTAACCGCTGCACTCGCCGATTGAAGGCGGCGGACGCCGCTCCGCCGACGGCAGGTCGCCTTGCGGGGGAATCGCCGCGGTGACCGCGGCGACCCACTCGCGCAGCGGCCGCAGCTCGGCACCGCGCCACGCGTCGGGCAGCGCCGCCGCGAGTTGCGGGAGCTGGCGCATCAGCCGTTGCGCGGCGCGCAGGTTGCCGGTTTCCAGGTGCACCGCCAGCGCATCGGCCTGCGCGAGCGCCTGCGCGATGTCCTTGTCGGCGCGATTGCCCAGCTCGAGCCATAAATCCTCGAAGAGTTCGTGCGCCTCGTGGTAGTCGCGGGCGTTGTGGTGGCGCAGCGCGGCGCGCCACAATTCGTCGTCGCTCATCCCCAGCGGTGCCACGCCGGATGACCTTCCCGCACGGCGACGAACAGCCCACGTCCAGTGGCGCACGTTTCCCCGTCGGCCTTGAGTTCGAGCATCACCTCGGCGCGGTCGTCCTCGAGCGCCAGCACGCGGCTGCGCACCTCCAGCGCGGGGCCGAACGGTGTCGGCCGCCGCAGCTTCACCTCGTACTGCGCGGTGACAGTGCAGAGCGGCTGCTCCAGCCCGAGCCGGTCCATGATGGCGATGGCGGCGGTCCAGTTGCCGTGGCAGTCGAGCAGCGCGCCGATGATGCCGCCATTGATGACGCCGGGAAACGCCTGGTGCTGCGCCTGCGGCTGGAACGCCATGCGGAGCCCCTCCCCCTCGCGGAACGACTTGATGCGGAGCCCATCCTCGTTGGCAGGGCCGCAGCCGAAGCAAATGCTGTCCGGCGCGTAGCTGTCCTGCACGGCTTCGGTCATGGTCAACATACCCTCATATTATAATTCATCTCGTATTTTATGTTTGAAGGGTCGGCAAACTCATCCTTGAATAACGAGGTAAAATGTTCGACCGCTGGTTCGAATTTGATGGTCTCATTGGCAAAAGTTTCTTTCGTCATATTTTCCAGTTCTTCTAAGGAATCAGCCACGAAAGTGTCGTCCGTACTATCATAACTGAACAATAAGACTCTCATGTGTGCTGACTCACCCCTTATCATTCCATATGCAACAATATGAGTTGTATTATTGCTGTCAATCATATCAAATTCTAAAGAAGAGTCATAGATTGTTGCATTGAATTCTTCTGACGAATTTCCATCACCAAAAAAATAATCACGCATTTTCGTATCATTATATTCCATATTTTCAAAAAAAAGATTAGCAGTCACTCCTTCATAGTAATAAGTTGGCGGGCAATCAAAATCTATCTGGTCCATGGAGTCAATGCATCCCGAAAATGCCCCAAGCATCATGACCGCAGTCAGAACTGCAACGCCGATTTTCCCCCAGTCATCTATCACCATCGAACTGATTTTGGTCATCTGTGTAATTAAGTTTCCTCTGCCGTCAGCTCCCCCAGTGTGCGCTCGATGAGCGACACTGCGTCACCCAGCGTCGTCGCATCAAAGGCGAAGCGGCCGCCCGCTGCGGCGTAGAGCTCCGGCAGAGTCACCGTCGCGCCTAGCGCGAGCGCGCGGCGGTAGTCGGCGACCGCCTGTTGCTGGTCACGCAGCGCGTTAGACCAGACTTGCACCGCGCCGAGCTGCGCCATGCCGTATTCGACGTAGTAGAATGGCACGTGGTAAAGGTGCAGTTTGTTGTGCCAGCCGGTCGCGACGTAATCCTCGAAGCCGCTCCAATCAAGGTGTGGATGGAACCGCAGCCACAAATCGAGCCACGCAGCGTCGCACTCCGCCGGCTGCGCCGCCGCCTGCGGGTGGGTGTAGGCCCAGTGCTGGAAGCCGTCGACGACCGCCATGTAGGGCCAGAAGAGCAGCGACCGCTCCAGATGCTCGCCGCGAGCGCGCGCCGCCTCTTCTTCGGAATAGAAGCCGCCGTCGCGCTCCGCAAGGTAGGGCGCCGCCAGCAGCTCCATCGCCATCGACGCCACCTCGGCGAACTCCATTCCGACTTCGCGCTGCATCGCATACGGCAGCGCGGCGGACTCGAAGACGTGGAACGCGTGTCCCCCTTCGTGGAGCAGCGTCTGCACGTCGCCGTGGACCCCGACGGCGTTCATGAAGATGAACGGCAGCCGCTGTCGGTGGTATTCGGTACAGTAGCCGCCCGGCGCCTTCCCCTTGCGGTTGTCAAGGTCCAGAAGACCGCCGTCGCACATGGTGCGGAACCGCGCGCCGAGTTCGGGCGCGACCGCCTCGAAGATGCGCTCGCAGCCCGCCTCAAGCTCGTCAACGTCGCCAAAGGGCGCTAATGGCCCGCGGCCGTGCGGGTCGACCGCCAGGTCCCACGGCCGCAAATCGCCCACGCCCAGCGCCTCGCGCCGCAGCGCGAGCCGCTTCCCGGCGGCCGGCAGCGCCACCGCGGCAATCGCCTCGTGGAATTCAAGGCAGTCCTCGGGCGAATAGTCGAAGCGCTGCAGCGCCTTCCAGCAGAATTCGCGGAAATCTTCACAGTCGGCGTTGGCGGCAATCTGGCAGCGCAGCTCGAGCAGCTCCTGCCAGATGGTGCTGATGGCGTCGCGGTCCCGCAGGCGACGTTCCGTCACCAGCCGCCAGACAGCCTCGCGGCGGTCGCGGTCCTGTTCGAGCATCACCGGCTGTAGCTGCGCCAGCGTTTTTTCCTCGCCGTCCCACTCGACCGACTGCGCGCCGATGATTTCGTCGTAGCGGTTGGCGAGCTTCTTCGACGCGGTGAAGAGCGGCAAATTCGCCTCGCGGTAGAGCTCCGCCTCGCTGCGCATCGCGCGCAGCGGGATGGCAAAGCCGTCCGGCTCGAGTCTCGACGCGAGCAGGTGCTGCTTCAGCCGCTGCTCGGCCGCCTGCGCCGGCTCGCCCACCTCTTTCAGGAAGGTGTGGTAGGCGTCGCGAGCCTCCGTATCTGTGGTGTCGACCGTCGTCGCGATGTGCATCCGCGTGCCGACTTCCGAGAGCAGTTCGACCAGGTCCGACCACTGCTGTAGCCAGTCGCCGACGGACGCCGCGTCCAGTTCGGCGCTCGCGAGCGCTTCGTAGTGCGGCGCGTAGTCGTCCCAGCCCCAGTCAAGCAGCTCGGCGCTAGTGGCTGGCAGCGACATGGCGGGCCAGCTGCCGCGGCTATTTGAGCCGTGCGCGGGGCAAGTAGTGGTAGCGATACCAGAGCGCGGCGACCGCCACCCCGCCGACCGCGTCGATGAGGAAGTGTTGCTTGACCAGGAAGGTCGAGACTGTCAGCACGCTCGCGCCAAGCGCCATCCAGCGGCCGAGCCGCGGGTCGTGCTGCCACACCACCAGCGCGGCGAGGGTCGCGAGCGAGACGTGCAGGCTGGGGAAGGTGTTGAAGGGCGGGTCAATCGTCCAGAGCAGCTCGAACAGCGGCGTTAGCGCGCCGGGCACAAGCCCGGCGCGCGACATCTTCATCGGCGCGATGAGGAAGACGGCGAACGACGAAACGATGACCCCTATGTAGGTCCAGAAGCCGGTGCGGATTTTCGCCTCGGAGAGCACGAACGCTGGCACCGCGACCATCGGCAGCAGCGGCAGGTAGAGCAGGATGGCGGCCGGGACGAACGGAATGCTCTCGTCGAGTGCTGACCACGGCTCCAGGTAGTTGTGCCCGAGCGTGTCAGCACGCCACACCGTCAGGTGGTTGATGAGAGCGTAGCCGGTATACTCGAAAATGAGCAGCGCCCCGAGCACCTGCAGCCGCAGTTGCATCCCGCTGCGCGACGCCAGTAAGCGCTCGACAGGGTTCATGCGACCGGCAGGGACCGCGGGTTTAAGCGCTGGCGGCGACTCCTACGCACATGGGCCGCACATCAATCCCTGTCGTCAACCTGCGCGACGCCGGCACGCCAGAGTTCACCGCCGGGGTCGGCGACGCGCTGCGCCGCTGGGACGCCGAGCGCGACGGCCCGCCCACCGAGGCGAAGTTGCGCGCGCTGCTCGAGGCGCGCGGCTACGCGGTCGCGCGCTACGCCTACCCGCCGGGCACCCGCTTCCCGCCGCACACGCACGGCGTGGCGAAGATTGACGCGGTGCTTGAGGGGGTTTTCCGCATGGGAATGCACGGCCGCTTCGTCGATTTGGGGCCGGGCGACTGGCTCGAAGTCCCGGCCGGCGCCGAGCACTCGGCCGAGGTCGTCGGCGACGCGACGGTCGTGTCGCTGGACGCGGTCAGACGCTAGTGCGCGTGCATATCGTTGCCGCAGCACATTGGCGACTTGATGCGACCGCAGCCGGCCGGGCATTCCGACGTGGCGACGACGGTGCCGTCGTCCTTGGTCACGCTGCCGGGCACCAGATCGGCACCGCAGCCGCCGCAGGTCAGGCCGCTGACCGACATGCCGCAATCGTGGCAGTGATAGTTGGTCATGCAGGCACCACCGCCGGGTGGGGTTTAGGTGTTTCTCGGGCGGCGCAGCGCGATGACGGCCACGGCGGCGGCCAGCGACGGCGCGGGGATGCAGAAGATAGAACCAAATCGTATATATATCCCGAGACATTCAGACAAAAATGGTTTTGAATATCCGGACTTCCAGCCTTCTGGCGACGTTGTTGTTTGCAGCGGTTATTTTTCTGGCCTCAAATGCAGAAGCTGATGGGCCAGGCGAGGCCTTCCTGCCGCTTGGATTTTACGGCGGGTTGTCTCCGAATGAGGAGTCCGGCTGGGTAAATTTCACATACACGGAAGACAGTTCTGGAGACTATTACTGCACGGTCACCAATACAACTGCTGAATATGACATTGAAGATTATGCGTATTATCTATTGGACAGTACGGGCACGACCAGTGAATTTGGTGAGATTGCAATGCAGAATCTCTCCGGCAACGTGGTCGGGGTCGACGTCAGCTACGACGCCACATGTGGCGACAGCTGCGACGCAGACCTGCAGACGCGCTCGGACGCGGTCGATGCGGATGACGGAGCACTCTACGCCGTCACCTTCAACGACAACGACCGGGACGGCAAGCTGTCAGCTGGTGACAAGTTCACCGCACGCGGCAATGGCCACTCTTCCAACGGCCCCGCTGAAGACGAATGGTCACTCGAAGTCAAATTCGATAACACCGGCGACGTAATCGGCAGCAAGCGACTAGGTTAGATTCGTCTAACTGGTCCAACGGAGGGCGGGGGCTCACAGCTCCCCCGCCCCACCCCTTTTTTCCAGAGCGCAAGCTCTCGGCAGTCCTATAACTGAAATCCTGCCAGCAGCAGCGCTCCCACCAGCAACGGCTGGTGCAGCAGGTAAATCGGCAGCGTGCGTCGCCCCGCCCACAATAGCGGCGCGGGCCACTCGCGCGCCAGCAGCGGCTGCCCTTCGGCGTAGGCGCGGCTGCTCGCCCAGAAGGCGAGCAGGAAAACCCCGAGCCACGGCTTGAGCGGAAAGTAGTCCACCGTCATGAAATCGTAAGCGCGCAGCCCGAGCCATTCGCCGCCCGGCAGCGCCAGCCACGGCAGCAGCAAACAGGCTGCGCCGAGCGGCAGCGCCAGCCGCTCGCGCCCGCGCAGCGACAGCGCCACAAGGCCGGCCAGCGCCAGCAGATGCAGCACGCCGAAACGCACGAAGGCGTGCGGCAGCGCCAGCCAGGTGACGAGTGTGATGCCATAGGCGATGCCGGCCAGCTTCAGGGAGCGGCGCAGCGCCTGGCGGGGGTCGCCCGTGCGGCTGGCCAGAAACGCCGCGACGCCCGCCACGGCAACGAACAGCCCCCCCGTCAGGCGCGAAAACCACCACCAGCCGCTGCCTGCGGCCACTTCCATAGCGTCGAAGAAATCCAGGTCGCTGACGAAATTGGAGAGCAGCATCATCCCCAGCGCGACTCCACGCAGCGCGTCGAGCTCGTCGAGACGACGGCTCATGCGTCGAACTCGCGCCGTCCCAGCAGGTGCCGCAGCGCCTGCTCGAGTTCCGGCAGGCGCCAGCGGTAGCCGCGCGCGGCAAGTCGCTCCGACGAGGCGCGTACGCTGGCGAGCAGCAGCGAGCGCCCCATCTCGCCCATCGCGCCGCCGACGACGAAGCGCGGCAGCGGAATCACCGCGGGCCGCCGCAGCACCCGGCCAACGGTCGCGGCGAAGTCGCGCTGCCGGACCGCCCCGGCGACGACGTTGTGCGGCCCGCGCAGCCGCTGGTCGCAGAGCGCGTGGTGGATTGCACCAATCGCGTCGTCGAGCGCGACCCACGACCACCACTGCTGGCCGCCGCCGATGGAGCCGCCCGCGAGCGGCGCGAAGGGGAGCGGGAGCATCCGCGGCAGCGCACCGCCTTGCGGGGAGAGCACGATGCCGAAGCGCAGGTTGACGACGCGGATGCCGGCCGCCAGCGCCGGTTCGCACGCCGCCTCCCAGTCGCGCACCACTTCGGCGAAGAAGTCGTCGCCCGGCGGCTCGTCCTCGGTGAGCGGCTCGTCGCCGCGGTCGCCGTACCAGCCGATGGCCGACGCGCAGATGAGCGTGCGCGGCGGGACGACCATCGCCGCAAGGTGCTCCGCCAGCAAGCGTGTCCCGGCGATGCGGCTCTCGCGGATTGCCCTGCGCTTGGCGGGCGACCAGCGCAGCAGCGCACCGACGTTTTCGCCCGCAAGGTGGACGACCGCGTCATGGCCCTCCAAGGGGCCGATGTAGTGGCGTGTCGGGGACCACTCGATTTCGCCCGCGTGCGGGGCGCGTCGCACCATGCGGCTCACCGCATGGCCACCCGCAGTCAGGAACGGCGCCAGCGCCGAGCCAATCAGCCCGCTGGCGCCGGTAATCGCGACGCGCAGTCGCCCCGGAAACCGGGAGTGCGCCTCGACGTCGTGGCGCGTGACGTGGTGGCGGTAGCCGAAGAGTTGCGCGACGCGCTGCTCGACGCCGCCGACAGCGCGGCCGAGCGCGCCGAAGGGCGCCTCGTATTCGACGCGGTCGCGCAGCAGCGACCGCCCTTCGCGCAGCGGCTCGAACAGGTGGGTGTGCTCCCAGTGGCGAAACGGCCCGCGCTCCATCGTGTCGACGAACTGCCGCTGGCGGACGTAGCCGTGGTGCCGCGCGACCCACTTGCGGCGGAAAGGAGCGCGAACGCGCAGCTCGACTGTCCCGGATTGCAGGTCGCCTTCGCGGCGTAGCACCGTCACGGGGTCGAACGGCGGCACCAGCCGCTCAAAAGCACCGGGCCGTTCTTGCCAGCCGAAAAGCTGCTCAACCGGCGCTGCGATTTCGGTCTCGCGCTCGAAGAGCTCCACGCCTGCCGAAGGACAGCACGCCATAAGTGGCGCGGCCGGCGACCTTAAGCCGTGCAAGGCTTCGGACTGCGTGGCGCGTCGTCGCGAACATATGCCATCCGCCTGCCGCACGTTGATACGGCGTTCGCGACAGGGGGCTCCGCTGGAAGCGCTGGTCGAGCAGGCACACGCTCTCGAGCCATACTACTGCGCACTGGCGCTGGTCGAGCTCTCGGGTCGCGACGATATCGCGCAAGTGCGGGCGCAGGAGTTCGCGAGAGAAGCGCTGGCTTGCGCCGAGCGTGTCGAGCAGGAATGGCGCCACGCCGAACTGGTCGGCGAACTGGCGAAGCAGCTCGCCGACTGGCGCTCTGCGGGGGACCGCCCGCCGGTGCTGCGCGCGCTGGTGGGGCATTTGCGAACGCTGCATGGCGAGACGCTGGTGACCGTACTCAAGGCCGCCGCGCCGCGGCTGCCCCCCCAGTTTCAGCACGACCTGCTCGAGCTGGCGCTCGCCAACGCCGAGCAGGAAGTCGCGTCCGCCAAGCCGGTGCTGCGGGCGTGGGCGGGCGACTTGCAGCCGGCACCGGTGATGGCGCATCTCTCGCGCCTGCCCCGCAATCAGGCGGTGCGGCTGCTGGGCTACCTCCATTTGCAACTGCGCCGCAGCGAACGCGCCATTTCGCCGACCGCGCTCGAGCAGGCGCTGGCGCTGGAGCCGAACGCGAGCGGGTTGCGCTACCTCGTGTCGGTCACTGCGAAGGACGAGCTTGAGTCGCTGGTCGCTGCCGCGCGGCAGCGACCATCCGACGAAGCGGCGCGGCTGCTCGGAACGCTCGCTGGCGCAGCGCATCGGCTGGGCGACCGCGACACCGCGAAGGCGTGGCTGGCTGAAGGGGGCGAACTGGCTGCCAGCATCGACGATGCCACGACCCGGCAGCGAGTGCTTGAGACGCTCGCGCGCGGGAAGGAGCGGCTGGGCGGCAAGGTCGCGAAAGCCAGGCCTGCGGCGGCCGTCAAGCTGCCGACCCTGAAGGGGGAGCATGTGCTCGGCCTCTGGAACGGCTACCGCGGCGGCCTCAAGCCACCGCACTTGCGAGCGCTCGCGCGGGCAGGGGCGCTCTGCGCCGGTTTCGGACTCGACCTGGCGCTGGTCGATTTCCCCCAAACCGAGCTGCCGCGGCTGGCGCAGCGGGTCGCGCGCGAGTCGCGCGCCGACGGCGGCGAATGGTTCGCGGCGCTCGTCGGTGCCGACCGCGTGAAGCTGTTCGACGGCGTCCCGGGAAAGTGGGCCGGAACGCTGGTCGCGACGACTCCCCAGCCGGGCAAGCCGGAACCGCCCGTGCCGTTCGAAGGCCGCCTCTGCCTGATGCTGGGAGTCGGCCCGCAGGGATTGCCGGGCAAGCTGCTCAAAGCGGCCAAGTTCCACCTTGAGTTGACAGGCTACGGCGTCGAGCTGGAAACCGCGACCGCGATGGGTGTGATTGCGGAGCGGCTGGCGCAATACTGAACTAAAATCCGGTTCTCTTGAATTTGCGATCGAGCTCGGCGGGAGTGATAGTCATCACCGTCGGGCGGCCGTGGACGCACGCGTAGGGATTGGGGATGGACGCCATCTCGCGAATCACGAACTCCATCTGCGCCAGCGTCAGCCGGTCGCCAGCGCGCAGCGCCGAATGGCACGCGATGGAGTAAAGCAGCCGCTCGTGCCGCTCCTGCGCCGACTTCATGCCGCCCGACTCGACGATTTCCTGCAGCGCTTCGCGCACGCGCTGCGGGCCGCCACCGGCGAGCAGCGCCGGGACCGAGCGGACGACGAAGCTGCTAGCGCCGAAGCGCTCGATGGCGAAGCCCAGTTCTCCGAGCTCGGGCAGCAGCTGCTCCAGCGCCGAACCCTCAGCGCGCGAGAGCTCCAGGCTGAGCGGCTCGAGCAGCTCCTGCGTGCCAACGCGCTGATATTGCGACTGGAGCCGCAGTCGCTCGTACATCACCCGTTCGTGCGCGGCGTGGAAGTCGATTATGTAGACGCCGTCCGGGCCTTTAGCTATTATATATCGGTCGTCGAGAAGTTCGAGCGGTCGCATCCCCGGCAAACTGCTCGCCGGTAGTGGCTGGTCAGGCTGCGCGACCGCCAGCTGCGCCTGCACTCCGCTCGCGGAAGTCGGCGCTGCGCCAGCCGGTGCGGCTGCGGTCGCAGCCGCGCCATGCGGCAGCGCGGGAGTGGGCTCGCCCAGCTCCAGATGCGGTACCAGCGCCTGCTCCTGTAGCACCCGTTCGACCACTTCGCGCAGCGTCGAGCAGACCGCATCCTCGCGCGCCAGCCGCACCACCCGCTTGGCAGGGTGGACGTTGGCGTCCACCTCGTCGGGCGGCAGCGTCAGGAACAGCGCCCCGACGGGAAAATGGCCTTCGTGCAGCAGGTTGCCGTAGGCGGCGCGGGTCGCATACGCCAGCGAGCGCGCCTGCACCGGCCGGCCGTTGACGTGCAGGAACAGCTTCTGCGGCGACCGCAGTGTAATGGCAGGCTTGGCGAGCATCCCTGCAATCGAGAGTGCTGGCGATTCGAAATCCACTTCGACCAGCTCGCGCGCCGTCTCGCGCCCCAGCAGCATCCCGATGCGCTCGCGCAGGTCGCCTTGCGGGGCGTCGATGAG encodes:
- a CDS encoding PKD domain-containing protein, which translates into the protein PSPSEKGTTVVFSGSGSDSDGTVVAYHWESSFDGDLSTEANFSSNNLSLGHHTITFRVQDNDGDWSSDSEWGLWIYAVPVAIAGDDVSTTPTVPVQFNGQGTDEDGTIAKYEWDFDGNGVYDWSSTENGRELNIYNNVGVYTAMLRVTDNDGFTDTDTVVITVTEKIIQIDDEGNVTVTDAGEDEEGIPAPSRAASVAAMAVIALRRRR
- a CDS encoding PAC2 family protein, whose product is MSPQVEIHELVEKDLKGATVIDGFPGVGLVGTIAANHLINSQGLEQIGVIESSHFPAVSVVKDGVPHNPVRLYAGEQSCRDGTCNQLVVCVSEFSPPAQLTKPLVTALFDWMLDKGCTRLVSAEGFHAADGDAVPDEVYGVGSTEAARGWIGDAGVNPFKFGTIGGVSGVMLNEGKRRGIDVLSLLAEVKEDLPDARAAARVIAALDELLLAIKLDPEPLLKEAEELEAQLRLMRDQAPSEARSESPRYIG
- a CDS encoding tyrosine--tRNA ligase; translated protein: MAERLATVLRGVAECVTLPELEALLEAKAQPKAYVGFEPSGLLHAGSLVPMLKVRDLIAAGFRVTVLLADWHGYINNKLGSDWDALRAGVEYQRQMFGAFAPGAEFQTASELVRSDGYWERVLRVAKATSLKRMRRAVSIMGRSEDEADSDTSMFFYPAMQATDIYALKADLALGGMDQRHAHMLARDAAEKLRLPKIVALHTPLLGSLSGPGRMDADSKMSKSDPSGALLVHDSAKQLQKKLSKAFCPPERKGNPVLDIWEHLLAPALDGVTIDRPEKFGGPVEFADYSALEAACAGGELHPLDLKNGTAAALDRLFEPMRAAVAAEPGPFKALTAALAD
- a CDS encoding DUF309 domain-containing protein, with product MSDDELWRAALRHHNARDYHEAHELFEDLWLELGNRADKDIAQALAQADALAVHLETGNLRAAQRLMRQLPQLAAALPDAWRGAELRPLREWVAAVTAAIPPQGDLPSAERRPPPSIGECSG
- a CDS encoding PaaI family thioesterase, producing the protein MTEAVQDSYAPDSICFGCGPANEDGLRIKSFREGEGLRMAFQPQAQHQAFPGVINGGIIGALLDCHGNWTAAIAIMDRLGLEQPLCTVTAQYEVKLRRPTPFGPALEVRSRVLALEDDRAEVMLELKADGETCATGRGLFVAVREGHPAWHRWG
- a CDS encoding M3 family oligoendopeptidase; the encoded protein is MSLPATSAELLDWGWDDYAPHYEALASAELDAASVGDWLQQWSDLVELLSEVGTRMHIATTVDTTDTEARDAYHTFLKEVGEPAQAAEQRLKQHLLASRLEPDGFAIPLRAMRSEAELYREANLPLFTASKKLANRYDEIIGAQSVEWDGEEKTLAQLQPVMLEQDRDRREAVWRLVTERRLRDRDAISTIWQELLELRCQIAANADCEDFREFCWKALQRFDYSPEDCLEFHEAIAAVALPAAGKRLALRREALGVGDLRPWDLAVDPHGRGPLAPFGDVDELEAGCERIFEAVAPELGARFRTMCDGGLLDLDNRKGKAPGGYCTEYHRQRLPFIFMNAVGVHGDVQTLLHEGGHAFHVFESAALPYAMQREVGMEFAEVASMAMELLAAPYLAERDGGFYSEEEAARARGEHLERSLLFWPYMAVVDGFQHWAYTHPQAAAQPAECDAAWLDLWLRFHPHLDWSGFEDYVATGWHNKLHLYHVPFYYVEYGMAQLGAVQVWSNALRDQQQAVADYRRALALGATVTLPELYAAAGGRFAFDATTLGDAVSLIERTLGELTAEET
- a CDS encoding phosphatase PAP2 family protein — translated: MNPVERLLASRSGMQLRLQVLGALLIFEYTGYALINHLTVWRADTLGHNYLEPWSALDESIPFVPAAILLYLPLLPMVAVPAFVLSEAKIRTGFWTYIGVIVSSFAVFLIAPMKMSRAGLVPGALTPLFELLWTIDPPFNTFPSLHVSLATLAALVVWQHDPRLGRWMALGASVLTVSTFLVKQHFLIDAVGGVAVAALWYRYHYLPRARLK
- a CDS encoding cupin domain-containing protein yields the protein MGRTSIPVVNLRDAGTPEFTAGVGDALRRWDAERDGPPTEAKLRALLEARGYAVARYAYPPGTRFPPHTHGVAKIDAVLEGVFRMGMHGRFVDLGPGDWLEVPAGAEHSAEVVGDATVVSLDAVRR
- a CDS encoding heparan-alpha-glucosaminide N-acetyltransferase, with product MSRRLDELDALRGVALGMMLLSNFVSDLDFFDAMEVAAGSGWWWFSRLTGGLFVAVAGVAAFLASRTGDPRQALRRSLKLAGIAYGITLVTWLALPHAFVRFGVLHLLALAGLVALSLRGRERLALPLGAACLLLPWLALPGGEWLGLRAYDFMTVDYFPLKPWLGVFLLAFWASSRAYAEGQPLLAREWPAPLLWAGRRTLPIYLLHQPLLVGALLLAGFQL